A genomic window from Carassius gibelio isolate Cgi1373 ecotype wild population from Czech Republic chromosome A11, carGib1.2-hapl.c, whole genome shotgun sequence includes:
- the isy1 gene encoding pre-mRNA-splicing factor ISY1 homolog, whose protein sequence is MARNAEKAMTALARFRQAQLEEGKIKERRPFLASECNELPKAEKWRRQIISEISKKVAQIQNAGLGEFKIRDLNDEINKLLREKGHWEVRIKELGGPDYRRVGPKMLDHEGKEVPGNRGYKYFGAAKDLPGVRELFEKEPVPAPRKTRGELMKEIDADYYGYRDEDDGVLVPLEQEYEKQVIAEAVEKWKADKEARLAVGGGVKDTEEEEEYIYAVRDEESDDEMGEQMEGEDGSQAFIAHVPVPTQKEIEEALVRRKKMELLQKYASESLMAQSEEAKALLGL, encoded by the exons atg gcTCGAAACGCAGAGAAGGCCAT GACGGCTCTGGCCAGGTTTCGTCAAGCCCAGCTCGAAGAGGGAAAGATTAAA GAGAGAAGACCTTTCCTTGCTTCAGAGTGTAACGAGTTACCCAAAGCAGAGAAGTGGAGGAGACAG ATTATCAGTGAGATTTCAAAGAAAGTCGCCCAGATTCAGAAcg CTGGTTTGGGTGAGTTTAAGATTCGTGACTTGAATGATGAAATCAACAAACTGCTCCGAGAGAAAGGCCACTGGGAAGTGCGGATCAAGGAGCTGGGAGGCCCGGACTATAGG AGAGTGGGGCCGAAGATGTTGGATCATGAGGGTAAAGAGGTGCCGGGAAACAGAGGATACAAGTATTTCGGTGCGGCCAAAGACTTACCAGGAGTTAGAGAGCTGTTCGAAAAAGAGC CTGTGCCAGCACCCAGAAAAACCCGCGGTGAGCTGATGAAGGAAATAGATGCTGACTATTATGGTTATAGAGATGAGGACGACGGTGTTTTAGTGCCGCTGGAGCAGGAGTATGAGAAACAAG TCATAGCAGAGGCTGTTGAGAAATGGAAAGCAGACAAAGAGGCTCGATTAGCTGTTGGTGGAGGTGTGAAAGacacagaagaagaagaggaatatATTTACGCTGTCCGAGATGAAGAG TCTGATGATGAAATGGGAGAACAGATGGAGGGAGAAGATGGTTCACAGGCGTTCATCGCTCATGTTCCTGTTCCCACGCAGAAGGAg ATTGAGGAGGCCCTGGTGAGACGGAAGAAGATGGAGCTGCTGCAGAAATACGCCAGCGAGAGTTTGATGGCACAGAGTGAAGAGGCCAAAGCACTGCTCGGTTTATAG
- the cnbpb gene encoding CCHC-type zinc finger, nucleic acid binding protein b gives MSSSECFGCGRTGHWIKNCPNAGRGRGKGRGRGKDLFCYRCGEPGHVARDCERTEDACYNCGRGGHISRDCKEPKKEREQVCYNCGKAGHMARDCDHANEQKCYSCGGFGHIQKGCEKVKCYRCGEIGHVAVQCSKASEVNCYNCGKSGHVAKECTIEATA, from the exons ATGAGCAGCAGCGAGTGTTTTGGTTGCGGCCGTACGGGCCACTGGATCAAGAACTGTCCGAACGCTGGCCGTGGCCGTGGGAAGGGCCGTGGCAGAGGGAAAG ATCTCTTCTGCTATCGCTGTGGAGAACCAGGCCACGTTGCGAGGGACTGTGAGAGGACTGAGGATG CGTGCTACAACTGTGGCAGGGGTGGCCACATCTCCAGGGACTGCAAGGAGCCCAAGAAGGAGCGCGAGCAGGTGTGCTACAACTGTGGTAAAGCTGGACACATGGCGCGCGACTGCGACCACGCCAACGAGCAGAAGTGCTACTCCTGCGGCGGCTTCGGACACATCCAGAAGGGCTGTGAGAAAGTCAAGTGCTACAG GTGCGGAGAGATCGGACACGTCGCCGTACAGTGCAGCAAGGCCAGCGAAGTCAACTGCTACAACTGCGGGAAATCTGGTCATGTGGCCAAAGAGTGCACCATCGAGGCCACCGCTTAG